A single Vigna radiata var. radiata cultivar VC1973A chromosome 8, Vradiata_ver6, whole genome shotgun sequence DNA region contains:
- the LOC106771607 gene encoding uncharacterized protein LOC106771607 yields the protein MGSSAARKNIADSSSWYCAMMLLGMILLGSVRESAVAGEAEAVKGNSLREGPCDEIYVVGEGETLHTISDKCNDPFIVERNPHIHDPDDVYPGLVIQIISTR from the coding sequence ATGGGTTCCTCTGCAGCCAGAAAAAACATTGCAGATTCATCGTCCTGGTACTGTGCCATGATGCTGTTGGGCATGATTCTGTTGGGGTCTGTAAGGGAAAGCGCTGTGGCAGGAGAAGCTGAGGCTGTAAAAGGGAACAGCCTCCGTGAAGGACCGTGTGATGAAATCTACGTTGTGGGAGAAGGAGAGACCCTGCACACGATCAGCGACAAGTGCAATGACCCGTTTATCGTGGAGCGGAACCCGCATATCCATGATCCAGATGATGTTTACCCTGGCCTTGTCATCCAAATCATCTCTACCCGTTAA